The region aaaatgcaaagtaatctcttcagtaatcaaaatactttttgaatgtaactgtattctaaataccaattatttaaattgtaactgtagtggaatacagtttcttatattttgtattttaaatacatattccctttacatgtatttcgttactccccaaccctgtttacACTacattactttttactctactgcGCTTTACACTGTTTTACATTGATATCCTCTACTTTAAAGTACTTTACTCTTTACTCAAAATTACTATTTACTCTACTCTTATCTACTCTACTGTGTTTTTAATTACTCTGTAACACATTACTCTACTCTACACTTTAatatacatttctttcttctcctgTAGGCTACTCTACTCTTTATTCCACTCTTCTCAGTTTTACATTATACTTATCTTCTTTAGTCTGTTTTACATTATTCTACTCAGTTGTTCTTTATTCcattctactctactctactcttcaCTGAACAAGTTTATATGAGTTAGCTAGCTTTGAGACAAAATCACTCATCTTTTGAACATGATTTTGTCCCATCTTATCTACAGGTTCCAAGTAAATCTCTTCTTCTGGCTGTATGGGCAGCATGCATTGGGGGAACGTTCCAGTATGGCTACAATATATCTATCATTAATGCACCTACCAAGGTAAGAAAGTGGGTCAGTTTGTACATTAACCAGTCTTGACCTGAATTCTTCCATtcagatttatgcatttagcagatgcttttatccaaagcaacttataatgcattcaatgtatacattttatcagtttgtgtgttcccttggaatcaaacccatgatcttggcgttgctagcaccatgctcaaCCATTTAAACTACATGTCAGAAATTCTGATTATTCTGTTTACATTCAGTCCAGACTTTGTGCAATATGCATTTGGAATACATTTGTACATCTAATGTACATTATAATGTCATGTGAAGTGgagttcagtatgtgtgtgtggtgtaacatTTATATTGCAATAGCCCATCAGACTAAAAGTCACATAAATCAGCAGTTCATATGTCATGTCATGAAGTTTGGTTCTAAAAACTAACCTAAactcacacatgcatatacatgctATAGTCATTTTGTCAGCAGAATCATGGAAAATATTTATGTCCACCTGGATTGAAAACGAATCTAGTGCACCAAGTACAATGCTGTCCTTGTCTTGTTATATTTACTACCCATGTTACTTTTCAATCCATGTTAAGTTTAAACtgtgtaatatacactcacctagaactttattaggaacagtatggtcctaaaaatagttcccaatatggtcttctgctgtcgtagcccattcacctcaaggttcgatgtgtttgcattcttagatgctattctgcacactacaaatgtacagagtggttatctgagttactgtagcctttctgtcagctcaaacctgtctggccattctctgttgacctttttcatcaacagtgtgtttctgtccacagaactgccactgactgtatgttttttgtttttggcaccattctgagtaaactctagagactatagtgtctgttgtgcatgaaaatccaaggagatcagcagttataccagtcaaaccagcctgtctggcaccaacaatcatgccaccaattttccctattgtgatggttgatgtgaacattaactgaagctcctgacccatatttgcatgattttatgcagtgcattgctgccacattagataatcaaatgaataagtaggtgtacaggtgttcctaataaagttctaggtgagtgtatgtcactAGCATCATCATAAACAATTGCTAAAATAATAATTGCTTTCCAGCAGCTCTCCCGATTTCTCCACCTGACTTTCATTGCTTTGACAAACAGTCTAGCCCAAAACCCATGTCATTGGTTGAGTCATTTATGCTATCATTTTGCTTTTACTAATCATTTAGATTCATTCATGGCCTATATTTCTGTCCTTTCTATCAGGCTGTGCAGAGCTTCATTAATCAGACATGGATGGAGCGGTACAATACTGAAATCTCATCACAGGTGCTCACTTTCCTCTGGTCCACAATAGTGTCCATATTCACTCTCGGTGGACTTGTGGGAGCCTCCGTGGGAGGAACTCTTGCCATTAGATTTGGAAGGTGAATTTCTATCGCATGAAATGCCTCACATTTTactgatatacatttttaccatatatatatatatacagtatatattacaggttttacatatatttattagagttatttatatttcaggaAAGGGACGCTATTATTCAACAACACTTTTGCTCTGCTGGCTGCTTTATTCATGGGGTTGAGTTATCCTACTAACACTTTTGAGCTGCTAATCATTGGGCGCTTTCTCACAGGACTAAATGCAGGTAGGTCATGTTTAACACCACATTCAATCAAGGAATGTTAATCAAATCAGTGAGAGAAAGCTCCTGAATTAAAATAAGCCGCAAAATATTATGCAGATTGTGTTTAGTGATCCCATAGGTGTCTTACTGGACTTGTTTGACCGACAGGTATCGGCATCTGTGTGCAGCCTCTGTATCTTGGTGAGATCGCACCCAGAGCTCTGCGTGGCGCCATGGCGATGGGAACTTCCATTTTTATCACTGGTGGGATTCTAACAGGACAAGTGATTGGCCTCAAGTTAGTAAAGACAATTACACAGTATCATCAATCTTTGATTGACAAACATGTGTCTTCTGATGtttttattctaaagtgttaaaGCAGAGCTAATATAGTGAAActaatgtacatgtgtgtatgtcaGGGAGTTATTAGGTAGGGAGGAGTTGTGGCCCATCCTCTTGTCCACCACCTGTATTCCAGCCATACTGCAGCTGTTGATTCTGCCCTGGTTCCCAGAGAGCCCTCGCTACCTGCTCATCGACCGTGGAGATGACCTTGCCTGCAAAAAGGGTACAGGATGCTACTTTTGTTTAATAACTGAGCTGAGCAATTGCAAAAAGATATGGGTTGAATGAAGAAGTTATTATAATGCTAATAGTATGTGGGTTGATATCACTTATGGGTGTAACAGGGACATTTTCCTTGTTGATGTGGCAATTTAAAGGCATGCTTAAATGAACTAGATAAATTAATTGATGTCAGATATAACATTTTTTTCCTTCTTATTCAAATCAAGTTTGAACACGTTCTTTATTTGTAGTATTTTCCAATTTTCtttaataatagtaaagtcatcaaaactatgaaataacactaATGGAAGTATATGGATTATGTTATGATTGAATGTTAAACAATTCAGAAAGGTCTTATACTTGAgcttctttcttccgtggagctCAACAGATGTTAGTCGGTCAGCATTCATTTTCAGCATCTTtaattcatacaatgaaagtgaatggtgactgaggctaacatttccatttgggttaactatctctttaaatgcacaaaaataaatgcatatatgggtgtttcttccaCTTATAGTACTTTTCTAGAAAGTAAAGGCTAGTTAAAACATTGTTAGCATACTTTATCGTTTTTTTAAATGAGTCTACAACCAATGTCCAACAGAGGAGGttgtcatttttgttattttttctgaaagtcatgaataTTCCCAACACAGTTTAatttccagcacatcccaaattcTGAAAGAGGTAGAAattctttttatttgtaaaacgtTTTAAATAATATGGCCAaatcctttgtcttgctaaggctaatagctagcattttatgtatcctaaatacacacaattgaataatattttgacttttttttttttttactttattaggggcaaaattgtttggtgtggtggaaatgacccCATAACTGTGggacatatgtatatatatatttaagcaatatcacactcgcaatcgtgcgaaatggccctacatcagcactgctgtgattcggctgcaggccgagtgccataggtaattcaatatatataatatatgtaatatatacagtatatatatatgtaggtaaatcaatatatataaaggtaattcaaaatatttaaaaattaatcatagcagtgctgatttagagaCATatcgcatgattgcgagtgtgatattgcttatatacaacagttcaatgaacagttacattttaaaaaatgaggaaaaactgagtacggtcataaaaacgcatttgtgcatggaactactttattacgcggcggatcagaatctgcagttgctggttcaaaacaaatgatgcatccaaaccttcgttagtaattcaaaaatgtcacttcagaaatagtatcacggcttgtgctgtttctgttaagttattggataaacaaggatggatgcgtgtgtgtgtgttagtaagagaaagagagagagagagagagacagagcgtgtGTGATCCcttgttgccacacccaagcagagatgctgtcagctttctgaagatcagcttacTCAGTTtaaaaatagctgtccaagcaggggtatttctccctatttcgcggtagatggtgcgcaagagtctttcactatagaaaccgcaatgtcctctgccattttgaacagtactttttctccaatgtggaaactccagtaagaggtaagtaaTGATTTGTATAACTAacctgtctgttgtgtctctcagctgtgatgagccttaatgctgaagttgtttgtttaaagctatttaaagTAATTTCCTAGCTGTAgtcgtgtagtagtaatacgagcgatcacggagtgcGGTTgtttgtaaacaatgactgacagattcacttcacgtcaccaactggctcatattacacacaaaaattatcttttgccaccacctgctggctaacatatgtaatgtaaaaaaattaaatataaaatacatgtaagagacagtaactcttaacacatatgcactactcttacactttagtttagaacggcacgaacacaagcggagtgatacacacagtgaagcgtccgagtgctgatggtgtgggactatcagtgctcatggaaaatctcttgtccaatcagattcgaggaccagaactaagtgttgtgtatatatatatatatatatatatatatatatatatatatatataatttatatatatatatataaataattgtaacactATAAATGAAATTGTTTATGATTAACTCTTTGTTTACATTGTCATAGATTTGAACATGCaaaaattagtatttttataatggatttccatagtttaatattgaaagtctgggtctgggataGGCCCATCTGACAACAACagctatacataaaaggcatttgagaagtacaaaaaacaaatgatGAGGGTCTGgtaattcagttttaatgagaacttaatataagaaaaagacaaatgttgaaatatgttgttttgttgaaaaATCACCCTTAAACATTGAATCAATATGAATCATATCAAAAGTCAGTTAAACAAACCGTTTAACCAGCATATGTGATTTTAGACAAggaaattacttttctttttaattactgaaaacaatatactgtataaggaaTGGAAACTTTCCATTTCCTCAAATATAAGCATAAACTCTGTTTCCTACATTTCTAGCTGTTTCAGCTGTGAATTTTTATTCGATATTTTTCAGCAGAAAGGTCATGAGTCACATTTAAACTCATGATTCCAGCGAAGGAAAGATGATTTCCTAGTCAAGAACTATCTCATCTTAGCTGTGAATAATCACAAATCCAAACGTTTAAAGTCTGAAGTGTAAAATCTCATTGAAATGATCACGCTTGAGCTGATGTCTTGATGTGAGCACTCAATGGGGGGCTAAAACGAATCTACTGAAGCGTAACGAGCAGAAGAAGCAAAGAAAAGAGAATCTTGTGAGCAAAGGAATGTTATGCCCTTTTTCAACCCTCTCCCAGCTCTAATCTGGCTCCAAGGCATGGATAACTACCATGGAGAAAGGCAGgacatggagagagagagggtcAGTGCGATCGGGATTAAACCCAAGAAGCCCTGGGAGCTTTTCACTGACCGAAGTCTTCGCTGGCAGCTACTCACCATCATTCTGCTCAACATGTCCCAGCAACTCAACGGCATCAATGCAGTGCGTATCACACTCATATTCAACATTGTAACAGCATAATTAAGATGGATGTATCAGTCgaaaaaaggaatagttcacccaaaaatgaaaattctgtcatcatttacactcagggttgggagggttacttttgaaatgtattccactacagattacagaatacatacaacgtatttcattagattactcaaggtcagtaatgtaatctaaatactttggattacttcttcagcactggtagattttttcacttgttttgactataaaaactctgtcagtacagtaagacaaaatacacatgttaaaaatacattctctgaaaaacccaaatatcttgtttctaaaacaagataaaacaaaTTGATatcgttttaaggatttttagatatttttacaggacaacaatacaaaaattattatcaagaatatgatttttgccctaatatcaaaggtcttactagaaaaaagaaattatgatccaactgaATTTTCTCGtacaaaaatatgatcgtgtctggtaacatgtgcatgtaaaatggctagaaatagcattttagcttagcataaagctgacaatttacacaaggtttatttatattaagctccaaacttacttcaaacttacttctctgtctgctcgtatgaatgtgacacatcataagaaagtgtttcaccgctgttcaaatgcactggataaatgttttccatctgaaagcactaaaaatGTAACGAAACaagtgacaataaaatgcaaagtaatctcttattCCTGTtgcatgtatttcgttactccccaaccctgtttacactactggaacacaaaaggagatcttaggtggaatgttagcctctgtcaccattcactttcattgcattttcttCACACAATgagtgtgaatggtgactgagactgaacattctatctaacatctccttttgtattccacagaagaaagaatttaatacagggttggaacaacatgaggttgagtaaatgatgacagaacttttattttttgtgcaaactacactgtaaaaagaggAGTAACCTTAACATTTTACCATTAAGGATCTACATATTTCTGCTTGATCCAACGATTAAAAATGAATTGTGTTAATGCTATCTAATTTAGTCAATTTTAATCGGTCATAATCAGAAATGATGTTTTATACTTGATTAAAAACAGTTTTCTGGGTTTctaacagtttatttatttttcttaattgtatttttatttttatttttttacactgtaTCCCTTATTTAATTGACAaatgaaaacaataattaaactCCCTACATAATTGCACGTGTTCATGGCTTGTACCAAACTGGGCTCTAATCTTTTTTGTGTAAATGATTGTAAAGTGAAAAATATGGAATCTTCTTCAGATAGATTGGTGCTTCTTCAGATTTTAGCATTGTTTCTGTGTGAATATCACCATGATGTTTACTAGTAAGGGCATTAAAAAGTGATTTTGCCCAAATACTTATGAGCACACATGCTTTTTTTCTGGAAGGTCTTGTGAcatgttaaaaaatgcataaaaaatggcAATCCCTTAAGCTACATTTATGAATACACTATACGAACGGCACAGCACAGATAACAAGATTCCAGTAACACATTAGAAGGTtcaataaggtacaataaggttccatttgttaacattagttaatgcattaagaatgctattttttatctgcatttattaatcattgttAGTGTTGGTTAATACAATTCAaatcatgttagttcatagtgcattaactaatgctaaccaATACAACTTTTTATGTATTAGTGcattttgaaattaacattaactaagattaataaatgctgtaaaaggtttgttcattgttagttcactttaactaatgttgttaacttatgttaactaatggaaccttactgtaaagggtaacactttaaaataagactacatctgttaacattagttaacaacattagttaacgtgaactaacaattaacaatatttttagagcatttattaatcttgcataatgttaaaggaatattccgggttcaatacaagttaagctcaaccgataGCATTTGTACCATGAAAATAAAATAGGagtcgttcctccttttctttaaaaaaagcaaaaatggaggttacagtgatgcacttacaatggaagtgaatgtgggcgATTTTTTTGATTGTTTAAAAGCCGAAATTTTaagcttagaattttataaaaacacttgcattaattcttttgttaaaacttgtgcattatttgagctgtaaagtggtttaaatcCTAATTTGACAATAATTTGAGGGTTTTAGCATTGTTGACatcacattgtcatggcaacgaagagtcaaattggctataactttgcacagaataggttagtaagcgattttatcacattaaaatcatgtttacctgCATAtagtttgtcttgtggctatacttttgaagaagtaagtattttaacgttaaaaagcgtaacttgtattgaacctggaatattcctttaatttaaacatatagtaatatttttttttagattaaaagttgtttatgttaacaatgcactataaactaacaattaacagttaactattgtatttttattaactaacattaagtaagataaataaacactgtaataatatcgtttggttacgtatgtaacctccgttccccgagggagggaacgacacgttgtgtcggagaagcgacactaggggtctctcttgagcgccgatatccacctctgatcttattgaaaagggccaatgggagttggcagtcagtatttgcataccccgcccccggacatacgggtatttaagcggggcaaatacgggagttcattcaggatttttctgaggagccggaaatggtccggccacaacagtggctcggttcagtgacatggcggaggaaagacacaacgtgtcgttccctccctcgaggaacggaggttacat is a window of Xyrauchen texanus isolate HMW12.3.18 unplaced genomic scaffold, RBS_HiC_50CHRs HiC_scaffold_524, whole genome shotgun sequence DNA encoding:
- the LOC127642223 gene encoding solute carrier family 2, facilitated glucose transporter member 11-like, whose translation is MGNENGDVKEYQPLLKDFKEPKRQIKVPSKSLLLAVWAACIGGTFQYGYNISIINAPTKAVQSFINQTWMERYNTEISSQVLTFLWSTIVSIFTLGGLVGASVGGTLAIRFGRKGTLLFNNTFALLAALFMGLSYPTNTFELLIIGRFLTGLNAGIGICVQPLYLGEIAPRALRGAMAMGTSIFITGGILTGQVIGLKELLGREELWPILLSTTCIPAILQLLILPWFPESPRYLLIDRGDDLACKKALIWLQGMDNYHGERQDMERERVSAIGIKPKKPWELFTDRSLRWQLLTIILLNMSQQLNGINAVRITLIFNIVTA